The stretch of DNA CGTGGTCGCGCGTGAGGACCGTCGTTTCTTCGAGCATTCCGGCGTGGATATGCAGGGCGTGCTTCGAGCCTTCGTGCAGACATTCATCAAGCACGGCGATACCCAGGGCGGTTCGTCGCTGACGCAGCAGTATGTCAAGAACGTACTGCTGATTGAGGCGAAGGAAAAGAACGACCCCATCGCCGAATACCACGCTTCGGAAGACACCATCGCGCGTAAGATACGCGAGATGCTGATTGCCGTGCAGATGGAAAGGCAATATTCCAAGGCCGAGATTCTGCAGGGCTACCTCAACATCGCCCAGTTCGGGCGCAACAACCTTTATGGCGTCGAGACCGCAGCAAAGCGGTATTTCAATGTTTCCGCGGCCGACCTCAACATCGGTCAGGCGGCCACCATCGCGGCCATCACCAAGAACCCGTCGAGGTACGACCCCTCGGTGGCCGAGAATCAGCCCGAGGCGCAGAAACAGCGCAACATCGTCCTTGACTTGATGCTGCAGCAGCATTTCATTTCGCAGGGTGACCACGACAAGTTCCGGGCCCAGCCCATAGCAAGCACACTCAATCTGCAGGACAATTCCACGCAGGTCGGCTGCCAGGTCGCCGGTGACGCAGGCTTCTTCTGCGATTACGCCACCAAGCAGATCCTCAATTCCAAGGAATTCGGGAAAACCGCCAAGGACCGCACCAAACTGCTGAATGAAGGCGGACTCAGCATCTACACCACCATGGATGTACATGCCAACGCCGACGCCATGCAGACCGCGCGCGACACGATTCCACCCAATGATCCCAGCGGATTCGAGGTCTCCATGGCCTCTGTCAAGCCCGGAACCGGTGAGGTGCTTGGTTTTGGAATCAACCGTACCTACGACCCCACAGACGCTGCGAAAAGCGATCCCACGCGTACGGCCGTCAACTATGCGGTCGATCAGAAAGACGGCGGTGGCAGCGGCTGGGAAGTCGGTTCGACCTGGAAGCCCATCAACATGATCGCCTGGATGCAGCAAGGCAGATCCATCACCGACGTGGTGCACCCCAGAGGAATCTATCCCCGTCACTCTTTCGCCTGTCCCGGCTATACGGGTATAGCAAACTCGTGGACGCCTCGTAACTCTGAAGGCGGCGTCGGCGGTACGGAATCCGTGCTCGACGGCCTTGTCCATTCGCATAACACCACCCAGGCCGCGATGGCCGATCAGATGGGAATGTGCCCGATCATCGACGCAGCCAAGACTGTCGGCTACCATCAGGCTCCGATTGGCGACAAACTGTTCTCCTCCAAAAACTGGCCTGGCTCACTGATGATCGGCACCGTCTCGGCATCGCCGCTCACGATGGCCAACGTCTACGCCACTATCGCCGCCAACGGGGTGGAATGCACGCCCATCGCCTTGAAGAAAGTCGTCTCCAAGCAGGGCAAGTCGCTCAAGGTGCCCAGCGCCAATTGCCATCAGGCCATCGACCCGGCCATCGCACAGACCACGGCCTACGCCATGAACCAAGGTGTCATCCGCTCCGACGGCCAGGCCAAGAAAGCCCAGCTCGACAACGGGCGCAAGACCTTCGCCAAGACCGGCACCAACGAGCAGACGCGTATGCTCACTTCCGGTTTCATTCCAGGCCAGGTCGCGACCTTCGTCTCCGTCGGCAACGCCGAATACAACGTCTCCTTCTCCGGTAAGACCATCAACGGCCAGTCCCACAGCTACTGGTATGGCGCCGATATCGCCACTCCGGCGTGGGTGGAGTTCATGAATAAGTACTTGGCCGACATCAACGCCCCGATCGACAACAGCTACGGCAATCCCGACCCGAAGTTCATGGGAGGTGCCAGCGTTTCGGCCGATGCCAGCAGTCAGCCGAATTCCGGCAACAACCGTCAGTATTCGTATAAGAGGACTTACCATCAGACCGAAACCCAAACCCAGGAGCAGCCCCAGGCCGACCAGCAGCAACAGCAGGATGCCGACGCCGGGCAGGTGCAGCCTCAGACGGATGGCGGACAGTAACCGACATTGCGCTTTAATGGTTTGAAACGTGATAGCGCAGACCATTAAAATGTTCAGTTTTGGTAAACCTACCATATGAAACGCTCAAGTGGGTTTGTTTGATGCTCATATTTGTGCGATAATGTTCATATGATTTCGTCACAACGTCAGCATCTGATTCTTAGCAGACTTCGTACCCGAGGTGCGGTACGTATCACCGCGCTCTCCAAAGAACTCGGCGTTTCGGCCATGACGGTGCGTCGCGATATCGCGGATCTCGCGGACAAAGGCTTGCTCAAACGCGTCCACGGCGGTGCGGTGACCACGAGCACATTGCTCAGCGAACCCCTGTTTTCCGTCAAGTCCCAGATGGACATCGGACTCAAGGATTCCATTGCGCAGGAGGCCGTCAAATACGTCTCGCCCGGCGACGTGATCGCCATCGGCGGCGGCACGACGTCCTATATCTTTGCGCAGCATCTGCTGGAAAGCCAGCGCGCGAGTAATATCACCATCCTCACCAACTCGATTCCGGTGGCGGAACTGGTGCAGGCGTTGGAATCGAAGGACGTCGAGGTCATCGTCACCGGCGGTGTGATCACCCGGTCGAACTCGCTGGTCGGCCCGATTTCCGACAAGGTTATCGAATCGCTTCGCGTCAATACCGTATTTCTGGGCACGCATTCCGTCTCGATACCGCGAGGTTTCCTCATGCCGAACTCGCTTGAGGCCGCCACCGACATGGCCATGATGGACATCGCCGACAGGACCATCATCCTGACCGACCACACCAAATGGAGCTGCACCTCGCTTTCGCTCTTCGCCCGCTTCGACCAGGTCGACACCCTCATCACCGACGACGGGCTCGACCCGACATCGGCCGAGGAGACACGCAAACTCGTCAAGCATCTGGTCCTTACCAAAGGTCCGGGTCAGGTCGAGGAGTAAAAGTTCCGCGATTTGTGGGCAGGAGAGTTGCGGCGTTACAGCTGCGGTCTGAAAGGTCGACAATGAGCAGCAGGACGGTATGAACGCTATGAGTGCTACTGGCGGTGCGAACAGAAATCATTTGGCAAATATTTGAAAATATAGGATGCCGGCGGCAATCGCCTTGAAAAGCGAAAGCCTATGGCCTGATGACATGAAAACCTACGCAAAGGAAAGCAATGAAGCAGCAGGAATTCAAGTATTATCACCCCGGAAAATATGCGTCTGAGCATATCCGCATCACGCCGACGACGCTGGCGGACGGACGCGATTTCTTCTATCTTGACGACGATCCGGAATATGTTTCCGGCGCGAAAACCCGCGAGCTTAAAGACCCGCGTCTGCTAGCTGACCGCTTTGCGCCGCATCGTGACGCCGACGGCCACGAAGTGCCGTATGCCGAGCCGATCATGCGCCGCGATCCGCTGACCGGCGACTGGATTCCGATGGCGGCGGCTCGTATGAACCGGCCGATCACCGCAGGGCCGGGCGCCACGGCCAAAGGCAACCCGCTCGCCGCACGCAAGCCCGGCGACCCCTATCAGGACGGGGAAGTGCCCGACACCGATTACGACGTGGTCATCTTCGAGAACCGTTTCCCCTCGATGGTGCAGGTACCTGGTGTGCCGAACGTGGTTTCCTACGTCGACGGTAATCCGCTTTTCGAGCAAAGGCCTGCGGCCGGACGCTGCGAGGTCATCTGCTTCGATCCGAACGAAAACGGTCTGCCTGCCGACCTGCCGGTTTCGCGTCTGCGCACGGTCGTTGAGGCATGGGCCTTCCGTACGGCCGAAATCTCCCATATGGACGGCATTGAGCAGATCTTCCCCTTCGAGAACCACGGCGCGGAAATCGGCGTCTCGCTGGCGCATCCGCACGGCCAGGTCTACTGCTATCCGTTCATTCCGCCGAAGATGGAAACCGAACTCAAACACACGCAGGCATATTTCGAGAAGACCGGCGGCAATCTTCTGCGCGACATCATGAACGCCGAGATGTCTGCCGGAACCCGCGTCGTGATGCGCAATTCCAGCTGGGTCGCCTACGTTCCCGCCGCCGCGCGCTGGCCTTTGGAGGTTCACGTGGCCCCGGTTCGCGACGTCAAGACCATTGACGAGCTCAACGATCAGGAACGCTGGGATCTCGCCTCGATGTATTCGCATCTGCTGCGCCGTGGCAACGCCTTCTTCGACAAGGGCGACGGCAAAGGCATGGATCTGCCGTATATTTCTGCCTGGCATCAGGCGCCAATTCACGACAGGCGCCGCGAGAACTACCGGCTCAACCTGCAGTTCTTCTCATTTCGCCGCGCCACCAACAAGATCAAGTATCTGGCCGGGAGCGAATCGGGCATGGCCGCGTGGGTTTCGGACACGACACCGGAACGTATCGCCGCCCGTTTCCAGGAACTCGGCCCGATCGACATCGACTGAGCCTGATTCTGTATTACGTCTATGTCGTAACAACCGTCATTGCCGTTATCGTCAGCAAACTTATTTCATGGAGGAAATCAAATGAGCAATATCAGGGACGTCCAATATC from Bifidobacterium sp. ESL0728 encodes:
- a CDS encoding transglycosylase domain-containing protein → MPQMKNNLTVRRVIALLLTYVTLCIAGGVVAGMFFVPGVLGLNGVARTVAPSLKTEDIDFDVTSLPQKSTIYASDGKTVIASFYAQNRTVVPLRQVSQPMQQAVVAREDRRFFEHSGVDMQGVLRAFVQTFIKHGDTQGGSSLTQQYVKNVLLIEAKEKNDPIAEYHASEDTIARKIREMLIAVQMERQYSKAEILQGYLNIAQFGRNNLYGVETAAKRYFNVSAADLNIGQAATIAAITKNPSRYDPSVAENQPEAQKQRNIVLDLMLQQHFISQGDHDKFRAQPIASTLNLQDNSTQVGCQVAGDAGFFCDYATKQILNSKEFGKTAKDRTKLLNEGGLSIYTTMDVHANADAMQTARDTIPPNDPSGFEVSMASVKPGTGEVLGFGINRTYDPTDAAKSDPTRTAVNYAVDQKDGGGSGWEVGSTWKPINMIAWMQQGRSITDVVHPRGIYPRHSFACPGYTGIANSWTPRNSEGGVGGTESVLDGLVHSHNTTQAAMADQMGMCPIIDAAKTVGYHQAPIGDKLFSSKNWPGSLMIGTVSASPLTMANVYATIAANGVECTPIALKKVVSKQGKSLKVPSANCHQAIDPAIAQTTAYAMNQGVIRSDGQAKKAQLDNGRKTFAKTGTNEQTRMLTSGFIPGQVATFVSVGNAEYNVSFSGKTINGQSHSYWYGADIATPAWVEFMNKYLADINAPIDNSYGNPDPKFMGGASVSADASSQPNSGNNRQYSYKRTYHQTETQTQEQPQADQQQQQDADAGQVQPQTDGGQ
- a CDS encoding DeoR/GlpR family DNA-binding transcription regulator, with product MISSQRQHLILSRLRTRGAVRITALSKELGVSAMTVRRDIADLADKGLLKRVHGGAVTTSTLLSEPLFSVKSQMDIGLKDSIAQEAVKYVSPGDVIAIGGGTTSYIFAQHLLESQRASNITILTNSIPVAELVQALESKDVEVIVTGGVITRSNSLVGPISDKVIESLRVNTVFLGTHSVSIPRGFLMPNSLEAATDMAMMDIADRTIILTDHTKWSCTSLSLFARFDQVDTLITDDGLDPTSAEETRKLVKHLVLTKGPGQVEE
- the galT gene encoding galactose-1-phosphate uridylyltransferase is translated as MKQQEFKYYHPGKYASEHIRITPTTLADGRDFFYLDDDPEYVSGAKTRELKDPRLLADRFAPHRDADGHEVPYAEPIMRRDPLTGDWIPMAAARMNRPITAGPGATAKGNPLAARKPGDPYQDGEVPDTDYDVVIFENRFPSMVQVPGVPNVVSYVDGNPLFEQRPAAGRCEVICFDPNENGLPADLPVSRLRTVVEAWAFRTAEISHMDGIEQIFPFENHGAEIGVSLAHPHGQVYCYPFIPPKMETELKHTQAYFEKTGGNLLRDIMNAEMSAGTRVVMRNSSWVAYVPAAARWPLEVHVAPVRDVKTIDELNDQERWDLASMYSHLLRRGNAFFDKGDGKGMDLPYISAWHQAPIHDRRRENYRLNLQFFSFRRATNKIKYLAGSESGMAAWVSDTTPERIAARFQELGPIDID